In the bacterium genome, one interval contains:
- the fliS gene encoding flagellar export chaperone FliS, with translation MVHQGIRQYQQTTICTQSPERLIVMLYEGTLRFLESARTAARDGDLPAMGRHVGRAQMIVLELQCSLDREVGGNVAANLDSLYGFILRELTALRLDADVQHIADIRRVLLPLLAAWRAIPPGTAEASRRRPDRAFAGTGTDVAGQHTGTKSETTSELQSELCLAV, from the coding sequence CAGCAGACGACGATCTGCACCCAGAGCCCCGAGCGGCTGATCGTCATGCTCTACGAAGGAACCTTGCGCTTCCTGGAGAGCGCCCGGACCGCCGCCCGGGACGGCGACCTCCCGGCCATGGGGCGGCACGTGGGCCGCGCCCAGATGATCGTCCTGGAACTGCAGTGCAGCCTCGACCGCGAGGTCGGCGGCAACGTGGCGGCCAATCTGGACTCCCTCTACGGTTTCATCCTGCGGGAACTGACCGCCCTGCGGCTCGACGCCGATGTCCAGCACATCGCGGACATCCGCCGCGTCCTGCTGCCCCTGCTGGCGGCCTGGCGCGCGATCCCCCCCGGCACGGCCGAGGCGTCGCGTCGCCGGCCGGACCGCGCCTTCGCCGGGACGGGCACGGATGTTGCGGGTCAACACACGGGTACGAAGTCGGAGACCACATCCGAGCTTCAATCGGAACTTTGCTTGGCAGTGTGA